The region CTTCAGGTTGCGTCCCTGAACGACGGCCAGCGGCCCCGACGACGCGCCGGCGTCCTGCGACGGGAGGCAGCTCCTAAAGTCGGCGCACTGGACCAGAGAGTCTCCTTTGTCCGCGATCAGCGTCCTGCAGGAGACGCAGCGTCATTAACTGGAGATTTACCGGGTCAGCCGGTCCGGTCCGGGTCTCACCATGTCTCCAGAGACACGCTGAAGCAGAAGGACTTCCCGTTGGACAGTCCGATGATCGGGACGCCCTGCTGGGtcagcagggacagggacaCCGTCGTCTCAGCGCCTGTGGACACAAACAGGAAGACGTTCAGTCAGAAGAGAGACGTCCTGATGGACGTTTCATCGGGACAATCAGAACTACACATCCACTTCATTCAGTCACTGAACTTTTGGTTGGTGAAGATTTAAACTTTCCACCAATGAACTCGTTGGGTTTCCATaattcagagtgatgtcatcacaCCCAGGGCGACCATCTTGTTTGACACGTTttcagcttctatttatttggacattaaattcaggtcaactctgtGAAGCAAAGTTACTGCCAGGATAAGGTTGAGTTATTTctaattaccaaaataaagttgtaatattaataGAATAAAGTTGCAGGGTTTCCCTCGGTGTATGATAGGCCTGGcggcccgccatgctttacAAGCCTCACCGCCAGGCTAAAcctttcttgtttatgtttttaggaaaataataataaataaaaaaacactattttttatttttgagccaAACTGAAACCAGCTTTCGCGCTTGCCTCGTAGTCACGCTTCATGCTGggtttatattattttattataatttttagtattatttttctggttACGAAGCATCAAACCATATCAAATGTTTTGTCCACTTAGTCAGTCAGAGTTAAGATCTGAGAAACTGGaccaaccaaaacagtttctgtgtccCCTTGttgaaaacagacagaaatgttagagctactaaagccacattagcagaattaaattaaatctcagtGCAGCGGATTTaactcatcctgcagggccggtccCAGGCTGCATGAGGCCTGGAGCAGAATCTGACCTAGGGGCCCCTTTAGCTGCTAAAAACATGAGCAGCGctaacagcttctgtgtcaGATTTAATCTGGAAGAGAGGGAGTAGATTAACTGGCCAACCCAACAAGTTATAACTgcagtttactaatttgtatttgtgaacaaacggctcaaactcaaagattaaactcacaacatcagattgttgctatggtaacaaatcaaagtgaatattgttctttgaacttttacaaagtataATAACATTTAGACTCACCAGAGAAAATGGTCTGCAGAGATTCATTCTTCACCAGAGCCGTCTGCCTCTGCGCGTCCctgcacacacacgcgcgcacacacacacacacacacactccttcaGTTTATCCAACATCAAccatccacttcctgctcttcATGAGGAAAGCAGCTAATCAAACGTCAGTAGAAGTGTCTCAGTGTGCGGCGCTGACCAGACAGACAGCGTGGCTCCGGCGGTCAGCACCATGACGAAGTGGGCGGAGCAATGCAGGGCGGAGACGGGCGTGGCCAGCTGGATGGCGGGGAGGAGGCGTCGCCCGGAGCAGGAAAACACCGACAGCATCCTGTCGTCACAGGCGACGGCGAGGACGTCgctggaggagaggaagaaacaTTCAGTGGGTCTTCTTGGTTCTCTCAGCTGAGAGACAACAGCGCCCCCTACCTGCTCCCCGCGGCGGCCAACACAGAGCTGGGCAGCAGCGTGTTCCAGTCCCGCCCGTCCCTGGAGCAACGCAGCTGGCTGAGCTTCGAACCGGCAACCACCGAGACGTCGTTCTCCACCTCCAGGAACACAGACGGATCCATGCttacctgaacacacacacacacacacacacacacacccacacacacgcacacacacacacacacacacacacacacacctttacaCCGCCTGCTAGAGAACGGCTTTTAACAAAGATGGAGGTCAAATTAAACTGCAGAGGTTTTACTAAAGCTGCTGATGAAAGGAGAAATGAGGAAATcgtgtttttatagtttttttctgctgacGTCTGACTTTACTAAATTCTAACATATTTACTTAAACATATCTTTATCtaaaacaaatatctttagaataaaacaaagaaaggagaTTAAATTTGAAGTATCAGATTATCCTCATTTATGTATCAAAGCCGAAAACTTTTATCACATATTAAACCTAAAAGaggtttaaaaaattaaataaaataaaaaaaactttgatgcTTTTATAGACCAAAAATTGTTGcagtttttaataaactgaattaaaaagtATCTTCTTTATTTAACCTGTTGatcaccaatcagagccaaataaaactaaatctcTCATTACTACCTAAATATTTGTGcttcattaatattttcatcTAACCAGAAATGTTTCTCTGGGATTTAAAAACTGTTGAGTCAAAGGAAACTACAAGCAGCTACCTGCAGGCTGAAGGCTTTCTGCGGACTCGGCGTTGGCAGCCGCAGAACGGCAGCCGCAGCTGGAGGAGCTGCCGCTCTGCTTGGCTCCCGCtccagaggaagaggagttaTCTGGAGATCAAAGGTCAAACAGAGAGGTCAGGTTACGACGACGACTCCTCtggtttaaagctgcagtttgtaactttcacaaaaattgatttttacgTATTTGTTGAAGCTGCCACCAGTttaataagagaaaataaaaataaggagcTCCTCTGGGTTCTCTCagtgctaaataaaaacaaccaatcagagccaggaggcgggccTTAGCGTTGCTAATCCCTCCGTTTCCCTCTGCTACGCTACCGTTAGCATAGCTTGTCCTGACTgctaagctagttagcataaccacagataaatggttttcctgtaacggtaagttgtttctcctccaTCAGAATATTTAGCAGCACATACATGAGGTTGATTAACAGcattaagaccctcctcctggctctgatttgttgtttttggtgacagttttaacaaatatgtaaaaaacattttttatagacCCTAAGAGAGGTTTAAAAGCTCAGGTCCTGCAGCTTTAGCGTCAGCTTGACTCATTACCTGGGTGAAGGGCTGAGGGATGGAGGCGGCCATCTTGTCCTTCCTGGGCCGTcccttcttcctcttctccacCACCTCTCCTCCGTCCAGCAGCAGCTCGGGTTTCCTCTTGGCGAACGTCAGGTTCTTATtgatggcggccatcttgtctTCGCTGTCGCTGCTGGTTTCCTCTTTGGCTTTGGCGTCCTTCAGGGCGGAGACGCCGTCCTTCGGCCTGTTGGACGGACAGAACAGGTGAGACGGGTTTCGGACGCGTTTTCAGGATCCGTTCCCGGGGTCGCTCACCTCTCCAGAGGGGCGAGTCCGGCCGTGGACGAGATGGCCGACGGGATCCCCGGCGTGGCTTTTGACCTCTCTGTGAAGCGGGAGTCCAGGGCCTTCATCGGCTCGATCTTGGAGGCCGAGGTGAGCAGCAGGCCGGACTTCAGCCtgaaaccagagaagaagaagagtgagTGCTGGAGGCtggaaccggaccagaaccccAGCGGCCAGACGGACCCGTCTTTGTCGTCCTCCAGGACTTTTGCGACGCCGGCGGCAGGAGGCGAGATGAGCAGCCCGTCCTGGTTGGGCCGGGCGCCCAGAGACGACGGCTGACCCGGGCTGGAGTCAGAGCTGAGCTGCGGAGCGATCTGATTGGACAAGGAGGAACCGGAGGGCAGGATGGGGGCGCTGTTGAAGAGAGCCGGGGAGAAATCCCTAAAGAGGAACCAGGACAGACTCAGTCTGATAAACCAAATAGATTTTTATGCTTTAATCCACATATAACCTCCGTTTAACGGAACTAAAAACGACTCTTAATGTTTAAATCAACATGTAATTCAGTGGGTTTGTGTGGATGAAGACTTTTCTTAGACCAACTACAACCAAGAAACTATTTAACCAGGAACAACAGGAACTGGGGACATGGTCATAAAtctgttcctgctgtctggagtttcaaatatgaataattctcaaaaatagacaaaaaacccaaaactttctttaaattattggctgtaaataattaataaagcaGCTGGTCAAAACTTCCTGGTCAGCGAGTGAACCAGGAGGCAGCAGGTCCAGTTTATCAGCAAcatggcagttcaaagtgcttttcatcataaaaacatcacataggcaacaattatgaaaaatgattcacagctgaatggttgccatggaaatgaAAGATTTCTggaaacatgaatgaaagaatcaagcaGGATGCACCAAATTATCGACGCTGATCTGCTTAATcctgggagatcggtgatcggctgATAGGAAGCCGATCTCATCTACTTCctaaaaaaagagcaaatatcttcttctgctctgcagtgacgGCGGTTTGACCGACACACCacccaggtcatgtctgcagtTATCAATAGTCTCTCCACTGTTGCTGactcagcgactttcttgcCATATTTAGCGAAGATTCAAACCAAAAAAACTGGTGTCAGCCTAAATCAGTCAGCatgtcaggctttttaaaatcgGTGATCGGCCACAGAACTGCAGTCGGTGCAGATCTAGATCAAAGcagcaggtgtgtttttaatgaggggAAACATCAGAACATAATGTGAAGCTCAGGAAGTTGATTTTAAGTGacgctgcccctttaaaaacgGCTCACATCCCGATCTGTCGGTTTCCTCACCCCGTGTCCAGCTGAGCGATGCACAGCGGCGTGATCCGTCTCCTCCCGTCCGCCGTCCTCGTCTCGACCTGCTTCTTCAGGAGGTTCTGCAACACggagaaccatcagaaccagaacctcccaGCTGGTGCGGTCCGTTTATCCCGACTGGGCTCACCTTCCGGATGTCCTCCAGAGACTCGCCGTTCATCACGCTGTTGACCTTGGGGGCGGCGGCTTCGGGCCCGGCGGCAGCGGCGGCGCCGGCGTTGTTCTGGGCCGAGTTCTGGCGCTCCTGCTGGTACTTGAGCATCTCTGGGTTCTCGATGATGGTGGTGGAGAGCTGGACCTCGGTGCTGGTGATGGCCAGGCTCTTCCCGTAGATGTTCTGGTGGATGGTGTTCTGACCggcagagacagacagacggactgattcagaaaaactaaaagactGAAACTCATGTTGGATGTTGGAATGTTTTGAtctgatcaaatgtttttgattggATCCAAATCAGCTGTTTGGacgtttttctttaaaattatttgtgtttatgtggcAGAAACTCAGCAGTTTTACTGGTTTCTGTGGAGCCGCTGGTGCTTTCCACACCGGATCCACCAGGGATCCAC is a window of Xiphophorus hellerii strain 12219 chromosome 12, Xiphophorus_hellerii-4.1, whole genome shotgun sequence DNA encoding:
- the hira gene encoding protein HIRA — encoded protein: MKLLKPSWVSHNGKPIFSVDIHPDGTKFATGGQGEDSGKVMIWNMAPVLREEDEKNENIPKMLCQMDNHLACVNCVRWSNNGLYLASGGDDKLVMVWKRAALIGPSTVFGSSSKLANVEQWRCVTILRNHTGDVMDVAWSPHDVWLASCSVDNTIVIWNARKFPEMVTCLRGHTGLVKGLTWDPVGKYIASQADDHSLKVWRTVDWQMEANITKPFNECGGTTHVLRLSWSPDGQYLVSAHAMNNSGPTAQIVERDGWKTNMDFVGHRKAVTVVKFNPKIFKKKQKNGSSPKPSCPYCCCAVGSKDRSLSVWLTSLKRPLVVIHDLFDKSIMDISWTLTGLGMLVCSMDGTVAYLDFSLDELGDPLSEEEKNTIHQNIYGKSLAITSTEVQLSTTIIENPEMLKYQQERQNSAQNNAGAAAAAGPEAAAPKVNSVMNGESLEDIRKNLLKKQVETRTADGRRRITPLCIAQLDTGDFSPALFNSAPILPSGSSLSNQIAPQLSSDSSPGQPSSLGARPNQDGLLISPPAAGVAKVLEDDKDGLKSGLLLTSASKIEPMKALDSRFTERSKATPGIPSAISSTAGLAPLERPKDGVSALKDAKAKEETSSDSEDKMAAINKNLTFAKRKPELLLDGGEVVEKRKKGRPRKDKMAASIPQPFTQITPLPLEREPSRAAAPPAAAAVLRLPTPSPQKAFSLQVSMDPSVFLEVENDVSVVAGSKLSQLRCSRDGRDWNTLLPSSVLAAAGSSDVLAVACDDRMLSVFSCSGRRLLPAIQLATPVSALHCSAHFVMVLTAGATLSVWDAQRQTALVKNESLQTIFSGAETTVSLSLLTQQGVPIIGLSNGKSFCFSVSLETWTLIADKGDSLVQCADFRSCLPSQDAGASSGPLAVVQGRNLNAGRLASRLSSTPHHLQQSMTLAFLENQLASALTLQSAQEYRYWLLIYARFLVNEGSEYRLRELCKELLGPVHKSAASSWQPATLGLHKRELLREVLPVIGENLRFQRLFTEYQDQLELLRPK